In the genome of Stomoxys calcitrans chromosome 4, idStoCalc2.1, whole genome shotgun sequence, the window GAACGTCTGTGTTCAATTCCTGGCGGAACAGCAATGATGTATTAATAAACTGGGATGTTTTTATACCTTTGGGCAGTTACTCTCTTTTCCGGTTGAAAAATATATAGCGCGACCTCGATAATCGCAACCACTTATTACCTCAATTTTCGCTGTTTACAGCCACTAATCTACTCATTCTAATTTAGTCTTAGTCACATACTTGCATATGTGAGTTAGCGATCCTTGGCAAGCTCTCTTTGGGGAGCAAGAAGCTTAGATCCGACCGCTGGGGGAACTATCGACCGCTTAGAAGCTTAGATCCGATTGCTGGGGGAACCACGTTTTTCACTGTAATTTTTTATGGAGGTTAGTAATCGTTTGTATGATCAACTTCGACTTGTTCATATTTCTAGGgacctcagatcaatattttgtggtGTTGAATAAACAAGACTAATATAGCTTACAATTTGGGGACCCTTTGCTGATGGGTATGAAAACTGTAAGGAAAAActtaatagaattttttttttttgcgaaactTGGCGTCCGTCATTAGACCCacagggattttttttttagtttttaataaaaccatgTTTGTTTTATAAGGCATTTAGGTCATGGATTTAATAAGATATATTAAAAAGGCGAcatttgtaaataaaaaaattcgtaTATTGTagtataaaatttgtttaacaatAGTTCTTAATACTGAGTCTTATAGATCAATACAAACTGCTTAAGTACTTATTAACACATAAATATATACGATATATATTAAATGGCTACATAAAATATTGCCATGGCGCAGGCTAACCAATGTCCAAAAAAGTTCATATGTGACCATACTAATAAATGATCGATGAATGAAGATGATGGATTACTTGAATTTAGCATTATACCCAAATAagccaattgaacaatggcaaTAAAACTaaacatgaaattcaccaaacgAACCATCACAACTTGGCGTTTGGAATGCCAAGACATGAGACTATGCCCTCTGGTACAGTGCTTATATTTGCAATTGCCTCGACATGGGTAGGCCTCTATGCAAGCATTGAAAACTTGCGCCAATGTTCGGCGCAGATTATTTTCGAAATAGCTAAACAAACCCAATGAAACTAAGACAAGATGTACCTTGTAGTTGAAACCGTGCACTAAACAGGATACCAAATAGGTTGTGATGATAGCAATGAAATGAGAACGCCTTCCTTGCGAAGAACGAACTCGATGAAAAACGCTGCTTTTTAACCACAAATGCATGGGTATATTCCAGTTGCGTATTGCTGTGGACAAGGAACGGGGAAACTCAATTTCCAATGGTTTAACAATATGAAATGAGGGTGGCCAACAATTAACAAGCAACGTCGCATGGGAGAGATACGATATGAAGTAATGGCTACATCGAACAGCTAAAGCATCCAAATATATGCGATACCAAAGACCGCCGTTCCACAATTGTTTTAGCCAAGGTAATATGCAATTGGATAGATTGAGAAATACTACCGACGAAATaacatacaaaataattttcaaaattttccatcTCTTACTGCCGATCTTATTTTTGTCTCTATAAGTTCTAAAAGGTATCCAGGGACCAAGTATTAGGGACGAGGGACTGCACAGATAACCTAATGTTGAAgaccaatgaaaattttcccgTTCATCCTGTATATCAAAGGCAACCGATATCAGTTTCATACTAACCAACATCAACGGCCCTCGAATACTTTCAAACTTCTCTTCTCCCAGTGCTATTTCGCTTAACAATTGACACCCTATGGTGTAGATACAAGCCCACAATCCTTTATGGTTGATATTAATTGCTAGGACTAATCGTAAGAAGAAACATATATTGAAAATATGAATCAACACGTAGACAGTGGACGATGATCCAACATATAGCCATAAACTTAATAGACCACATAGAATGGATATCAGATGATACAATACATTGACTTCCCGAACGCGTTTTGTTGCTTCCCACAAAATGACATGAACAAGACCACAACTGAGAAGTATAATGATGTATTGTTGTATTTGATATGATGTCTGTGCAATGCATCCTTTGCACAAATCCGAAAAGGACTCCTCACCCACTAAATCCGCATCGTATTCGTAGTCCTCAGCTTGGTGTTCCAAATCATTTTCTGGTTCGTCATAATAGTAGTAGTCCATAATAAAACCTTAAATGTACTATTCACTGTTTGCCGGTAAACAAGGGAAATAAATGCCTGGCCATCGACTAAACACAACCGAATGGTTAAGACAGCTGAAGACAAAACTAAAACCGAAACTAAACCGCTAACCGGGTTTTGCAGTTTCGTGAGGATAATTTAAACGGATCGACtttaaaggcctggttatgctctcgcaAACATtccgtaaatgtaggaaaacgtgtcagctgttttgttttgctttatgaaAACGCGTGCAAACGACTATGTTGACCGTAAACGAAAAGTAGAAATCAGTAAGTGTTGGTATTccattctgctttcggaatagacgcggaaatctttaattgttccgcgagcggaatttgacagttatattttgtttttattttcataccaaaatatgttttttatcAGCATTCttggttttaatattttttcgcaaataaataaacaaactaaaagaaaaaaccattgaaaccaatagagcaaaaatgatgccgataatgatgtcaagcgttgccactaaaatttctctttgccattttacttgtttttctttatacggagtttgacagcattccgcctgtAAAGCTGAAGAGAATACTaagcttaaaaacaaaattttacgttccgttttcgtgtcagGTGATAAAATTTGCTATTCTCCTAATCTATTTCTCTGTGGCATTTgacaatatattgttaataatCAAGGTggaacagctgttaacaaccAGCCAGCTTTGACGATATTAAGATGACAGCTGTTTCTttacattctctttgttgttatctactttctcgcatattctctgctcatgtacgcagaCGTATACACACAcctacacaaatttctttgtgtggcggattgcaccatatgatttgtggttgttgtacaattgtttcgccatggttaataataaatgttgaatgggtagcccaccatGAAAAGGTGGTCAGTCTGACCTGTTGTGGAAAgtaaatgttttgaaaaaagtGAGACATATGTGATAACAAGAAATTACAAAAGAGAAGGGATAAGCGCCAATACGGCGCTGTCATATCCGCTAATCCATATTAGCACTATGTCGTGAAACTGGGGTCTATTCAGGGATTCCACACACTGCTCCATGCATTTCGAGCTCACTGTACTAGAGACCAcggccttgagggccgccatatacacatactgagctccaatttgtttggtggtcatcgtcattacgagaagctcagtTGAGAGCTATCGGGGGAGTCCACAGCTGCAATTGCGGTCGCGGACACTCAACGGTATCGAAGGGAGAGTGATAGAccgggcggcaacggctcttgcttaaatactgagtggccTATGGTACTCGATGTGACAAGCCAATCGATCTTGACGAGAATCCCTACCCCCACATACAAATCTGGCtacaacatcagcaacaacaactgctttcgaaaactgtaaatcCAAATCCAGTCCCTGTCTCCTAAAACCGTCTTCAATTTGAGGGGCGCCAGGCCTGagctaaatttaattttcaggGGCAAATTAACTTTTACCTATATTTAAAATCGGTAAAAGATTCGATGTCGGTTCGACGTCGCACCACAGAAGCCACAGCATTGCgctaaaccccgtttacactgctcattaaatcccgATTTAATGCTctcatcagctgattttataaagggaaaacagatgatcgagccattaaatccggatttaaagagcagtttAAACGGGGTTTAGGTGAGAATTTGGCAAACGCAAAACCGACTATTCGATTTTTTAACAACTGAGAGTCGACCtcgacttttttacacaaaaaaatcgATTAGTCCAAAATCGACTTTTAGATCCCACTTCGGCTTGTTCGAGTTAGTTGTttgcaaaataataaaataaaagcaaaataaataaaattgtttgtatttgaataaaggaaagaaaatatattagcTTCGTATTGATCTAGGCAAGATTCGTGTAAACT includes:
- the LOC106091266 gene encoding protein-serine O-palmitoleoyltransferase porcupine; the encoded protein is MDYYYYDEPENDLEHQAEDYEYDADLVGEESFSDLCKGCIAQTSYQIQQYIIILLSCGLVHVILWEATKRVREVNVLYHLISILCGLLSLWLYVGSSSTVYVLIHIFNICFFLRLVLAININHKGLWACIYTIGCQLLSEIALGEEKFESIRGPLMLVSMKLISVAFDIQDERENFHWSSTLGYLCSPSSLILGPWIPFRTYRDKNKIGSKRWKILKIILYVISSVVFLNLSNCILPWLKQLWNGGLWYRIYLDALAVRCSHYFISYLSHATLLVNCWPPSFHIVKPLEIEFPRSLSTAIRNWNIPMHLWLKSSVFHRVRSSQGRRSHFIAIITTYLVSCLVHGFNYKVHLVLVSLGLFSYFENNLRRTLAQVFNACIEAYPCRGNCKYKHCTRGHSLMSWHSKRQVVMVRLVNFMFSFIAIVQLAYLGIMLNSSNPSSSFIDHLLVWSHMNFFGHWLACAMAIFYVAI